A portion of the Acidisoma sp. PAMC 29798 genome contains these proteins:
- a CDS encoding DUF1109 domain-containing protein, protein MRTESLVERLSRDLRPIRPRKILREAAILIALGLVELAAFFAMGFMRPDMPTAMAAPSFWWKLASTGLIAVLGAGVAIVSNDPVRSPRPGLRWMLACIALIFASGWLIDAAHNGLSGLLLRLNWTQGIQCVWEMVVLSVPLAIGLGVLIRRGASTDRAGTALAAGLASAAWGAFVFVFACPSDDPLYIAVWYTIGCGIVTVLGQVALLRVSRW, encoded by the coding sequence ATGCGGACTGAGTCTCTGGTCGAGCGGCTCAGCCGCGATCTTCGTCCGATCCGGCCACGGAAGATCCTGCGTGAGGCGGCGATCCTGATCGCGCTCGGCCTTGTCGAACTTGCCGCTTTCTTTGCGATGGGCTTCATGCGGCCCGACATGCCGACCGCTATGGCGGCCCCTTCCTTTTGGTGGAAGCTCGCGAGCACCGGTCTGATTGCGGTGCTGGGCGCAGGTGTCGCCATTGTCTCGAACGATCCGGTGCGCTCGCCACGACCCGGCCTACGCTGGATGCTCGCTTGCATAGCCCTGATCTTCGCGAGCGGCTGGCTTATCGATGCCGCGCATAACGGCCTATCGGGCCTGCTGCTCCGGTTGAATTGGACACAAGGTATCCAATGCGTGTGGGAGATGGTCGTCTTGTCGGTCCCCCTGGCGATCGGGCTTGGCGTCTTGATTCGTAGGGGCGCGTCAACCGACCGTGCCGGCACCGCACTCGCTGCCGGTTTGGCGTCGGCTGCTTGGGGCGCCTTCGTCTTCGTGTTCGCTTGTCCGTCCGATGATCCTCTCTATATCGCCGTTTGGTACACCATCGGCTGCGGGATCGTGACCGTGTTAGGGCAGGTCGCTTTGCTGAGGGTGTCGCGGTGGTGA
- a CDS encoding sigma-70 family RNA polymerase sigma factor, with protein MVTLPVTRTVELDWQTLMAAAQAGDADAYRRLLSELIPWLRRYYLRRLPPAATEDAIQDVLLAIHEKRHTYDPSRPFGPWLAAIARYKWIDRLRATKREASEPLDENFGIPDHGDAVVAQSTFRRLLAHLKPAQAEVIRLVKIEGYSIEEASKASGQSVSLVKVNIHRGINRLTSVIQKWQDAD; from the coding sequence ATGGTGACGTTACCTGTCACCAGAACGGTGGAGCTAGATTGGCAGACATTGATGGCGGCCGCGCAGGCCGGGGATGCTGATGCGTATCGGAGGCTTCTCTCCGAATTGATACCCTGGCTGCGCCGGTACTATCTCCGCCGTCTTCCTCCTGCCGCGACCGAAGATGCCATACAGGACGTCCTGCTCGCGATCCATGAAAAGCGGCACACCTACGACCCGTCGCGTCCCTTCGGGCCGTGGCTCGCCGCGATTGCGCGCTATAAATGGATCGATCGCTTAAGAGCCACGAAACGCGAAGCGTCGGAACCGCTGGATGAGAATTTTGGGATACCGGACCATGGTGATGCTGTTGTGGCGCAGTCGACATTTCGACGGCTGCTCGCGCATCTTAAACCGGCCCAGGCTGAAGTGATCCGGCTCGTGAAGATAGAAGGTTACAGTATCGAGGAGGCCTCGAAGGCGAGTGGTCAGTCCGTGTCGCTTGTCAAAGTGAATATTCATCGCGGGATCAATCGTCTGACCTCCGTAATTCAAAAATGGCAAGATGCGGACTGA
- a CDS encoding NAD(P)/FAD-dependent oxidoreductase: MTPDPSPPGRWTGASVRLKVILEALGTLEHSAARAQALLATCGRSVGSVGTVAHAALLLATRIWLSQTVFVHGLMMMMMMSAGGFTRAPSGWATLMQGIDPLLLAMGLATRPVALILLLGIGVEGAGSDLTWPRVVLLIWLAARGAGPLSLDFLMRRGLAQVPVAAFRTVSRLYANLDRLSDFLLPLGTRLCLALAVAAGSGIAMWPNPISGELVTAPWWVILLAWALIVGLATRPTALILCGVAPLMGLMMGDRPGAMFLLLLVAAGGPGKLSIDWLLARRVDSGLHSRGQARDETPHVVVVGGGFGGVAAVRALRSVGCQITLIDRRNYYLFQPLLYQVATAALSPADIAIPIRSVVRGQENVAVRLGEVVGVDTMAREVLLEGGRIAFDYLIVATGARHSYFGRDDWAIDAPGLKSIEDATAMRSRMLRAFEQAECETDPLERLAWLTFVVVGGGPTGVELAGAVAELARTGLDQEYRAIDPAMARVILVQSGPRVLPAFSPHLSRHAEQALRDLGVEVRTDAKVTAIDRDGVEIDEERIPARTTFWAAGVAASPAAGWLNQTGDRAGRIIVGEDLSVPGSRGIFAIGDTAASNGWDGAMVPGLAPAAKQQGDYVARVIRAAIAGQSAPPPFRYRHYGNLATIGRLAAVAEFNGLRLWGAPAWWFWGIAHLMFLIGGRNRAVVVLNWLWAYLTYRRSTRLITEGSTSVAKQSSRPGPER, translated from the coding sequence ATGACACCCGACCCTTCTCCTCCCGGTCGTTGGACGGGTGCGAGTGTGCGCCTGAAGGTGATCCTCGAAGCCCTGGGCACGCTCGAACACTCTGCCGCGAGGGCACAGGCGCTTCTGGCCACCTGCGGTCGTTCGGTCGGGAGCGTAGGGACGGTCGCCCATGCCGCTTTGCTTCTTGCCACGCGGATTTGGCTGAGCCAAACGGTCTTCGTCCACGGGCTGATGATGATGATGATGATGTCGGCGGGGGGCTTTACCCGCGCGCCTTCCGGTTGGGCCACGCTGATGCAAGGCATCGACCCGCTCCTGCTTGCCATGGGTCTGGCGACACGGCCCGTGGCGCTGATCCTTTTGCTCGGGATAGGGGTCGAGGGAGCCGGATCAGATCTGACCTGGCCCCGCGTAGTTCTTCTGATCTGGCTTGCAGCCCGAGGCGCCGGTCCGCTCTCCCTGGATTTCTTAATGCGGCGCGGCCTGGCACAGGTGCCTGTCGCGGCCTTCAGGACCGTTAGTCGGCTCTACGCCAACCTTGATCGCCTATCCGACTTCCTTCTGCCGCTAGGGACACGCTTGTGCCTTGCCCTTGCCGTCGCTGCGGGGTCGGGCATTGCCATGTGGCCGAACCCGATCTCCGGCGAGCTCGTAACCGCGCCCTGGTGGGTCATTCTTCTAGCCTGGGCGTTGATCGTTGGCCTGGCAACCCGCCCGACCGCGCTCATCCTGTGTGGCGTGGCACCACTTATGGGCCTGATGATGGGCGACCGCCCTGGGGCGATGTTTCTGTTATTGCTCGTCGCGGCAGGAGGGCCCGGCAAACTCTCGATCGACTGGCTCCTGGCCCGACGCGTCGATAGCGGCCTTCATTCGAGAGGGCAGGCGAGGGACGAGACTCCGCACGTTGTTGTGGTCGGAGGCGGATTTGGCGGAGTTGCCGCCGTACGCGCTCTCCGAAGCGTTGGTTGCCAGATCACTCTGATTGACCGGCGCAATTACTATTTGTTCCAGCCGTTGTTGTATCAAGTGGCAACAGCTGCCTTATCACCCGCCGATATTGCGATCCCCATCCGAAGCGTCGTTCGCGGTCAGGAGAATGTCGCCGTTCGCCTCGGGGAGGTTGTCGGCGTGGACACCATGGCGAGAGAGGTGCTGTTGGAAGGCGGACGCATAGCATTCGACTACCTTATCGTGGCGACGGGCGCACGGCACAGTTATTTCGGCCGCGACGATTGGGCGATTGATGCCCCTGGCCTCAAGAGCATCGAGGATGCGACAGCCATGCGCAGCCGGATGCTGCGAGCCTTCGAACAGGCCGAATGTGAGACGGACCCCCTTGAGCGTCTGGCTTGGCTCACCTTCGTCGTTGTCGGCGGCGGACCGACCGGCGTTGAGCTCGCCGGCGCCGTGGCAGAACTGGCGCGAACCGGACTTGACCAGGAATATCGTGCCATCGATCCGGCGATGGCACGCGTCATCCTGGTTCAATCGGGGCCCCGCGTTCTGCCCGCCTTCTCGCCTCATCTCTCGCGTCACGCGGAGCAGGCTCTGCGCGACCTCGGTGTCGAGGTCCGGACAGATGCGAAAGTGACCGCGATTGATCGCGATGGGGTGGAGATCGATGAGGAGCGCATCCCCGCCCGAACGACATTCTGGGCAGCGGGCGTAGCCGCTTCACCAGCGGCCGGCTGGCTCAATCAAACCGGCGACCGGGCCGGCCGCATCATCGTCGGCGAGGACCTGTCTGTGCCCGGCTCACGCGGGATTTTCGCCATCGGCGACACCGCGGCGTCGAATGGCTGGGATGGCGCCATGGTCCCGGGGCTCGCGCCTGCCGCCAAGCAGCAGGGCGATTACGTCGCCCGCGTGATCAGAGCGGCCATTGCGGGCCAGTCGGCGCCACCGCCTTTCCGGTACCGGCACTATGGCAATCTTGCGACCATCGGGCGGCTCGCGGCGGTCGCGGAGTTCAACGGACTTCGTCTCTGGGGTGCGCCCGCTTGGTGGTTTTGGGGCATCGCGCATCTCATGTTTCTGATCGGCGGCCGTAACCGGGCCGTGGTCGTGTTGAACTGGCTCTGGGCCTATCTCACCTATCGTCGAAGCACTCGCCTCATCACTGAGGGATCAACGAGCGTCGCCAAGCAATCATCCCGGCCCGGACCTGAGCGCTAG
- a CDS encoding TQO small subunit DoxD produces MLDNPIHTFVLFLVGGIPDQLSLGALRWFTVVLYWMFLIGSLAVFFANWRLDSMQRTVTHISIYAMRVVIAGMWYLGTLWKLPFPVAAGFHYWLGASVKYSSFHLHASLMQIFLDNIALVQPLVYLLEVFFTASLMLGFMVRLSGIVAALFTLNLLIGLYNDPTEWPWTYVGIICAHGMFAATQAGRSFGIDNLFAKRLIPGFRYDGAVARAIALTT; encoded by the coding sequence ATGCTCGATAATCCGATCCACACGTTCGTCTTGTTCCTTGTGGGAGGAATACCCGATCAACTCAGCCTCGGAGCACTGCGATGGTTTACGGTCGTGCTCTACTGGATGTTTCTGATCGGAAGCCTAGCAGTCTTCTTTGCCAATTGGCGGCTAGATTCGATGCAGCGGACAGTGACCCACATCAGCATTTACGCGATGCGGGTTGTCATCGCCGGCATGTGGTATCTTGGTACACTTTGGAAACTGCCTTTTCCGGTCGCGGCTGGGTTCCACTACTGGCTCGGGGCCAGCGTTAAATACAGCTCGTTCCATCTACATGCCTCCTTGATGCAGATTTTTCTCGACAATATCGCCCTCGTGCAGCCCCTCGTCTATCTGCTTGAGGTCTTCTTTACAGCATCGCTGATGCTCGGCTTCATGGTGAGGCTATCCGGCATCGTGGCCGCACTGTTTACCCTCAATCTGTTGATCGGACTTTACAACGATCCGACAGAATGGCCTTGGACCTACGTCGGTATCATCTGCGCGCACGGCATGTTTGCGGCGACCCAAGCCGGCCGCAGCTTCGGCATCGATAACCTATTCGCCAAGCGCCTGATCCCCGGTTTTCGCTATGATGGGGCGGTGGCCCGCGCGATCGCTCTGACCACCTAA
- a CDS encoding TetR/AcrR family transcriptional regulator yields MPRPREFDEGVVLDAAVQCFWGHGYESTSVKDLVEGTGIAAASLYNAYGDKRSIYRAALDRYIESSIGARIERCEALPPRAAIVAFFDEILRRSLNDREHKGCLVVNSALELAPHDPEIRKCIAAVLKRIEAFFLACVKTGQAEGTIARSMAAEALAQHFLGVLMGVRVLARVRPERALLEGVVSTALSLLGPPLHAS; encoded by the coding sequence ATGCCGAGGCCGAGGGAATTTGACGAAGGGGTTGTTCTCGATGCGGCGGTCCAGTGCTTCTGGGGGCACGGCTATGAGTCAACGTCCGTGAAAGACCTGGTCGAAGGGACGGGCATTGCCGCCGCCAGCCTGTACAATGCCTATGGCGACAAGCGCTCGATCTACCGGGCCGCTCTCGACCGTTACATTGAGAGCAGCATTGGGGCACGCATAGAGCGCTGCGAAGCTCTTCCACCTCGTGCGGCGATCGTCGCGTTTTTCGATGAGATATTACGCCGATCCCTGAACGACAGAGAACACAAAGGGTGTCTGGTCGTGAACTCGGCCTTGGAGTTGGCGCCGCACGACCCGGAAATCCGTAAGTGTATCGCTGCTGTGCTCAAGCGCATCGAGGCTTTCTTCCTAGCCTGCGTGAAGACGGGCCAGGCGGAGGGCACGATCGCACGATCAATGGCCGCGGAAGCCCTCGCCCAACACTTTCTGGGCGTACTGATGGGCGTTCGCGTTCTAGCGCGCGTGCGCCCTGAGCGTGCCCTCTTGGAGGGTGTCGTCAGCACTGCCCTCTCTCTTCTCGGGCCTCCGCTGCACGCATCATAG
- a CDS encoding IS256 family transposase, whose product MPRRKLPSIPDALLDQLLDGTDPRAAFNPDGVLDALKKALAERMLNAEMDQHLEGEAADGRTNTRNGYGQKTVLTDTGRLALDIPRDRQGTFDPQLIAKYQRRFPGFDEKIVSMYARGMSVREIQGHLRELYGIDVSPDLVSAITDAVLDEVAVWQNRPLEPVYPLVFFDALRIKVRDEGLVRNKAIHIALGVRADGIKEVLGLWIEQNEGAKFWLRVMNELKNRGTEDILLAVVDGLKGFPEAIRAVFPEVTVQTCIVHLLRHSLDFVSYKDRKAVATALKDIYRAIDDDAAETALDAFEAGPWGQKYPAIVQSWRRAWVEVIPFYAFPGEVRRSLYTTNAIEALNAKLRRAVRARGHFPNDEAAIKLLFLVLHRTEKAWIMPAREWTMAKAQFAILFGERFTKAQA is encoded by the coding sequence ATGCCCCGGCGCAAACTGCCCTCCATTCCGGATGCCCTTCTTGACCAGCTTCTCGATGGGACGGACCCACGGGCGGCCTTCAATCCGGACGGCGTCCTTGATGCCCTGAAGAAGGCACTGGCCGAGCGGATGTTGAACGCGGAGATGGACCAGCATCTGGAAGGCGAGGCCGCCGACGGGCGCACGAACACCCGCAACGGCTATGGCCAGAAGACCGTGCTGACTGACACCGGGCGGCTGGCGCTTGATATTCCACGGGATCGCCAGGGCACCTTCGACCCCCAGTTGATCGCCAAATACCAGCGCCGGTTCCCTGGCTTCGACGAGAAGATCGTCTCCATGTATGCGCGCGGCATGAGCGTGCGCGAGATCCAGGGCCATCTCCGCGAACTCTACGGCATCGACGTTTCGCCCGACCTGGTCAGCGCCATCACCGACGCCGTTCTGGACGAGGTCGCCGTCTGGCAGAACCGCCCGCTCGAGCCCGTCTATCCCCTGGTGTTCTTCGACGCCCTCCGGATCAAGGTCCGCGACGAAGGCCTGGTGCGCAACAAAGCCATCCACATCGCACTCGGCGTTCGGGCAGACGGCATCAAGGAGGTGCTCGGCCTTTGGATTGAGCAAAACGAGGGCGCCAAGTTCTGGCTGCGCGTCATGAACGAGCTCAAAAACCGTGGCACCGAGGACATCCTGCTCGCCGTGGTGGATGGCCTGAAGGGGTTTCCTGAGGCGATCCGGGCCGTCTTTCCGGAGGTCACGGTTCAGACCTGCATCGTTCATCTCTTGCGGCACTCTTTGGACTTCGTCTCCTACAAGGACCGCAAAGCCGTCGCCACCGCCCTGAAGGATATCTACCGGGCCATCGACGACGACGCGGCTGAGACAGCGCTTGATGCCTTCGAGGCAGGGCCTTGGGGCCAGAAATACCCGGCCATCGTGCAGAGTTGGCGCCGGGCTTGGGTCGAGGTCATTCCCTTCTATGCTTTTCCTGGAGAGGTGCGTCGGAGCCTCTACACAACCAACGCTATAGAAGCGCTCAACGCCAAGCTACGGCGCGCGGTTCGGGCCCGGGGTCATTTTCCAAACGACGAGGCTGCGATAAAGCTGCTGTTTCTGGTGTTGCACCGAACTGAGAAGGCATGGATCATGCCCGCACGTGAGTGGACCATGGCCAAAGCTCAATTCGCCATCCTCTTCGGCGAACGCTTTACCAAAGCTCAGGCCTGA
- a CDS encoding MmcQ/YjbR family DNA-binding protein — protein sequence MAELLWGDYHPTHGIPDSPVQWGGSHVWKVGGKVFAIGGWNDHEPSFTFKVSDISYEMLKAQPGLRPAPYLASRGLKWIQHYAKPGLSDGALRDYIRQSHMIVSQGLSKKRRIELGLVTL from the coding sequence ATGGCCGAACTCCTTTGGGGGGATTATCACCCCACACACGGAATTCCTGACAGTCCCGTCCAATGGGGCGGTTCGCATGTCTGGAAAGTCGGCGGCAAAGTCTTTGCGATCGGCGGCTGGAACGATCACGAGCCGAGCTTCACCTTCAAGGTCAGCGACATTTCATACGAGATGCTCAAGGCGCAGCCGGGCTTGCGGCCGGCACCCTATCTCGCGTCGCGCGGCTTGAAATGGATCCAGCATTACGCAAAGCCTGGACTGAGCGACGGCGCGCTGCGGGACTACATCCGCCAATCGCACATGATCGTCTCGCAGGGGCTATCAAAGAAGCGACGGATCGAACTCGGGCTTGTCACACTGTGA
- a CDS encoding MarR family winged helix-turn-helix transcriptional regulator: MDLDVLSTPGHLISLAARGFARLSEARLKPLGFGLGHLPVLVALQNGRASKQRDLARFAKIEQPPMAQMLARMERDGLIRRAPDPADGRSSRITLTEIAEARLPDAVAVLLRGNHEALHDFTDQEAGLLVDLLTRLIANLDRIASIDAPRG, encoded by the coding sequence ATGGACCTGGATGTGCTTTCGACGCCTGGGCATCTGATCAGTCTTGCGGCGCGTGGGTTCGCCCGCCTGAGTGAGGCGCGGCTCAAGCCCCTTGGCTTCGGTCTTGGCCATCTGCCGGTGCTGGTCGCGCTTCAGAATGGGCGGGCGAGCAAGCAACGTGATCTAGCCCGCTTCGCCAAGATCGAGCAGCCACCGATGGCACAGATGCTCGCCCGCATGGAGCGCGACGGCCTGATCAGGCGCGCGCCTGACCCGGCCGATGGGCGCAGCAGCCGCATCACACTCACGGAAATTGCAGAAGCGCGCCTGCCGGACGCTGTTGCGGTCTTACTTCGGGGTAATCATGAGGCACTGCACGACTTCACGGACCAGGAGGCCGGGCTGCTCGTGGACCTGCTCACGCGCCTGATCGCAAATCTCGATCGGATCGCGAGCATCGACGCTCCACGAGGATGA
- a CDS encoding nuclear transport factor 2 family protein, translating into MDGDAKVLELIYDRFNARDIDGVLAVLTDDVAWANGMEGGHVHGREAVRAYWTRQWAMVDPHVEPVGFHRTVDGALVAEVHQSVRDLEGNPLQGQTHGLKDKTVEHIFRFRDGKIARFDIQEAASESRFPPETSY; encoded by the coding sequence ATGGACGGTGACGCCAAAGTTCTAGAACTGATCTACGATCGCTTTAACGCACGTGACATAGACGGTGTCCTGGCCGTCCTCACGGATGATGTCGCCTGGGCGAATGGGATGGAGGGTGGCCATGTTCATGGTCGCGAGGCCGTGCGCGCGTATTGGACGCGCCAGTGGGCCATGGTCGATCCGCATGTCGAGCCTGTAGGCTTTCACCGGACTGTCGATGGCGCGCTCGTCGCAGAGGTTCATCAATCCGTTCGCGATCTCGAAGGCAACCCGCTTCAAGGGCAGACGCATGGATTGAAGGACAAGACCGTCGAACATATTTTTCGTTTTAGAGACGGCAAGATCGCGCGCTTCGACATCCAAGAAGCGGCCTCGGAAAGCCGCTTCCCCCCAGAAACCTCGTATTGA
- a CDS encoding sensor domain-containing diguanylate cyclase, whose product MGDTTDIEAEYESLLGFLYICPVGVLRVTATGEVEMINPYAAQMLVPLARTPVLRNLFDVLDAYAPELRGMVDHFTAPSGSICQNHRITVSRSGPGARVIACTLLKINPDVLMGVLQDITEMVEQERQLRQNEAMFAALVVGVKDFALFSLDRSGLIDSWNMSGRQQTGYGVDEVIGHDLQVLAEPDSDSADGVANQIEEAIREGWSLRECWCLRRDGSRYWSQVMVASNQVTDVAADGSDGSTTTDPRDITGFAVVLRDITERHVSGEELRRLLTTDHLTGATNRARFFDLAEIEIARHQANRRPLSAVMLDVDYFKQVNDRYGHAAGDALLQRMVTLCRVELRSRDVLARMGGEEFAILLPNATLDQAVAIAERIRASLEAAFTEGSPTFDDSAPVPITGITVSLGCAELNPSVTGVDALLHAADTALYDAKRGGRNQVQVAPPG is encoded by the coding sequence ATGGGTGACACGACCGACATAGAGGCCGAATACGAGAGTCTTCTCGGCTTCCTCTATATCTGCCCGGTAGGGGTGTTGCGGGTTACCGCGACAGGCGAGGTGGAGATGATAAACCCCTATGCCGCGCAGATGCTTGTCCCGCTCGCGCGGACACCGGTCCTGCGGAACCTGTTTGACGTTCTGGATGCCTATGCGCCGGAGCTGCGCGGAATGGTGGATCATTTCACCGCGCCAAGCGGCTCCATTTGCCAAAATCACCGCATCACGGTCAGCCGGAGCGGCCCCGGTGCGCGCGTGATCGCCTGCACACTTCTGAAGATCAACCCCGACGTTTTGATGGGCGTCCTCCAAGACATCACGGAGATGGTGGAACAGGAGCGTCAGCTCCGCCAGAACGAGGCGATGTTCGCGGCGCTTGTCGTCGGCGTGAAGGACTTCGCCCTGTTTTCCCTCGACCGGAGCGGCCTGATCGATAGCTGGAACATGTCTGGACGGCAGCAAACCGGATACGGCGTGGACGAGGTGATCGGCCACGACCTCCAGGTTCTCGCCGAACCGGATAGTGACAGCGCCGACGGTGTCGCAAACCAGATCGAGGAAGCGATTCGCGAAGGCTGGAGCCTGCGCGAGTGCTGGTGCCTGCGGCGCGATGGCAGCCGCTACTGGTCCCAGGTCATGGTTGCCTCCAATCAAGTGACGGATGTGGCCGCCGATGGCAGCGATGGCAGCACGACGACGGACCCCCGGGACATCACCGGGTTCGCCGTGGTGTTGCGTGACATCACGGAGCGCCATGTCTCCGGCGAGGAGTTGCGCCGGCTATTGACGACGGACCATCTGACAGGCGCCACCAACCGGGCGCGCTTCTTCGATCTCGCGGAGATCGAGATCGCGCGGCATCAGGCGAACCGTCGCCCGCTATCGGCCGTCATGCTGGATGTCGACTACTTCAAGCAGGTCAACGATCGCTACGGTCATGCCGCCGGAGACGCGCTCCTCCAGCGCATGGTCACGCTCTGCCGCGTCGAGTTGCGCAGCCGGGACGTTCTGGCCCGCATGGGCGGCGAGGAATTCGCCATCCTTCTTCCGAATGCCACCCTGGATCAGGCCGTGGCCATCGCCGAGCGTATCAGGGCCAGCCTTGAGGCCGCCTTTACGGAGGGCTCGCCCACCTTCGACGACAGCGCCCCCGTGCCGATCACCGGCATTACGGTGAGCCTTGGCTGCGCCGAATTGAACCCGTCGGTAACGGGGGTCGATGCGCTGCTCCATGCGGCGGACACCGCTCTCTATGACGCCAAGCGTGGTGGGCGGAACCAGGTTCAGGTCGCACCACCGGGATGA
- a CDS encoding AMP-binding protein, translating into MTPLAVDARHWWRASGALERYLTDLVAVEVRILRPGGPWPPHIDPHQVRTTTLGPDGLGLDSLECIAVAAALSEALHLHRGGLADTLLTAPLLGAWVDAAAAALDRFSDLMTVRSSGSTGRSRSHVHKTDALAMEVGLWAEMLPGRRRIRTAVACHHIYGFLFTLMLPAAMALPVEDARSFSPGAVAATMRPGDVIIGHPVFWDSLLRAAPSGWPPDVIGVTSGAPCAAAIFSGVRAAGLLRLIDVYGSSETAGIGWRDEPAAYQLLPLWERRQDGVQAASGGPAAALPDRLDWDGGQRFRIGARNDGAVMVGGINVDLGRVRAVLREHPDVADAVVRLMRPSEGARLKAFLKPLEDSSVNVEALRLSVLDFAEARLSVPERPRAYRFGRDLPQSETGKPTDWDV; encoded by the coding sequence ATGACGCCATTGGCCGTCGATGCACGGCATTGGTGGCGCGCGTCCGGTGCGCTGGAGCGCTATCTGACCGATCTGGTAGCGGTCGAGGTGCGGATTCTGCGGCCGGGCGGTCCCTGGCCGCCCCACATCGATCCACATCAGGTCAGGACGACAACACTGGGCCCGGACGGTCTTGGTCTGGACTCCCTCGAATGCATCGCGGTGGCTGCCGCCCTGTCGGAGGCGTTGCACCTGCACCGTGGTGGCCTTGCCGACACGCTGCTCACCGCGCCCCTATTGGGCGCCTGGGTGGACGCTGCTGCGGCGGCGCTCGACAGGTTCAGCGACCTCATGACGGTTCGCTCCTCGGGAAGCACCGGTCGATCGCGCAGTCATGTTCACAAGACGGACGCCTTGGCGATGGAAGTCGGCCTTTGGGCTGAGATGCTGCCCGGCCGGCGCCGTATTCGCACGGCCGTCGCCTGTCATCACATTTACGGCTTTCTGTTCACCCTGATGCTGCCTGCCGCGATGGCGCTTCCGGTGGAGGATGCGCGCTCGTTCTCACCAGGCGCGGTCGCCGCGACAATGCGGCCTGGGGATGTGATCATCGGCCATCCGGTGTTCTGGGACTCCCTGCTCCGTGCCGCACCATCGGGCTGGCCGCCCGACGTAATAGGCGTCACATCCGGCGCGCCTTGCGCCGCGGCGATATTTTCCGGCGTGAGGGCGGCGGGCCTTCTGCGTCTGATCGACGTCTATGGCAGCAGCGAGACGGCGGGCATCGGCTGGCGCGACGAACCCGCTGCCTACCAGCTTCTCCCCTTGTGGGAGAGACGCCAGGACGGGGTACAAGCCGCAAGTGGCGGGCCCGCGGCTGCGCTGCCTGACAGGCTGGACTGGGACGGCGGGCAGCGTTTCCGGATCGGGGCCCGGAACGACGGGGCGGTGATGGTCGGCGGTATAAACGTCGACCTGGGTCGGGTTCGCGCCGTGCTGCGTGAGCATCCAGACGTGGCTGACGCCGTGGTCAGGCTGATGCGGCCGTCAGAAGGCGCGCGGCTGAAGGCGTTCTTGAAGCCGCTGGAGGACAGCAGCGTGAATGTAGAGGCGCTGCGCCTTTCGGTTTTAGATTTTGCCGAAGCGCGGCTCTCGGTGCCCGAGCGCCCGAGAGCCTATCGCTTTGGACGCGATCTTCCTCAAAGCGAAACGGGCAAGCCGACAGACTGGGATGTCTGA
- a CDS encoding YidB family protein, giving the protein MGLLESVVGDLMQSSGGSSSMGGVLTSLLSGQGGAGSQQAPTGGMGAGGGLGGLLSAFQQAGLGQVVQSWISNGPNQSVSPGQLQSVLGQDRVNGMAAQAGMEPNDFLGQLAQHLPNAVNAMTPNGQLPEGTVSV; this is encoded by the coding sequence ATGGGTCTATTAGAGTCGGTTGTCGGTGACTTGATGCAAAGTTCCGGCGGCTCGTCCTCAATGGGAGGCGTGTTGACCAGTCTCCTCAGCGGGCAGGGCGGCGCGGGGTCGCAGCAAGCTCCCACCGGCGGAATGGGAGCAGGCGGTGGCCTGGGTGGGCTTCTGTCCGCATTCCAGCAGGCCGGGTTAGGTCAGGTCGTGCAATCTTGGATCAGCAATGGGCCCAACCAGTCCGTATCTCCGGGTCAGCTTCAAAGCGTCTTGGGCCAGGATCGGGTGAACGGCATGGCGGCCCAAGCGGGCATGGAGCCCAATGACTTCCTCGGTCAATTGGCGCAGCACCTGCCGAATGCTGTCAACGCTATGACCCCGAATGGCCAGCTTCCTGAGGGCACCGTTTCGGTCTGA